TCGGCCCCGACCCGGCGGTTTCCGACTTCGCCTAAGCCCGAAGCCTGAACCAGGTGCCCCGCTCCCTTACCTGGGGCGGGGCACCTGCCGTTAACGCGCGACGTCGGTACTCGCCTGGCCGCGCGCGGCACCTCAAATCCGCGTCAGCAAGCCGGGCGGTTGAGCACGTCGCTGGACACTCGTTGTTTGAGGAGTGAGCCATCAGGACCGGTCTGCAACTTCCGGTCTTCCACCATGACAGTTCCGCGGAGTACGGTCATGCTTGGCCACGCCGCCACCTGGTAGCCCTCCCACGGCGTGTAGTCCGCCTCGTGGAGGTCGGATGCGGTGATCCGACGGTCCACGGTGGTGTCCAGAACTGCCAGGTCCGCGTCGCTGCCAATGGCAATCACGCCCTTTTGTGGGTAGAGGCCGAGGATCTTCGCGGCATTGGCAGAGGTGATGTCAACGAAACGTGTCAGGTCCAAGCCACGCTTTGAGACGCCCTCTGTGTACGCCACTGCCATGCGCATCTCCACACCGGCGTGACCCCCGGTTGCGTCCAGGATCGTCTTTCCGCGCGTCTTGACGTCGAGGTCTGTGCAGACGCCGTCAGTCGCCAGCGTGCTGAGCGAGCCCTCCAACAGCGACTCCCACATCGAATCCCGGTCTGTTTCAGACTTCAACGATGGATAGGTGTGATAGATGGCGCCGTTCTTCTGCCGGTAATCCTCAGCGGTGAAGTAGGCGTAGTGCGGAAGGATCTCTCCATAAACAGCTTGGCCGCGTCCCCGGGCCTCGCGGATTGCATCAACGCCCTCACGGGCACTGACATGCATCAAATAGATCGGGGCCCCAACATGATGAGCCAGCGTGATGGCGCGCTGGAACGAGAGCTTCTCGGACAAGTTGTTGTGGGCATGGTGCATGTACTCGATGCCGATCTTGCCCTCGCGCTGCAACTTCTTGTAGGAGTACATAACGATGTCATCGTCCTCGGCGTGCACGGCAAGCATGGCTCCAGCAGCCGCGGTCTGCTCCATCAACCCCCACATGTTGCCCAGATCGGTTTTCTGTTTGGGCCGCGTCGGCGTCGTATTCGTCATCCACACCTTGTAACTGCCATGGCCCCCAGCTACCGCGTCGGGGATCTGCTCCAGGACCTCGAAGGGGATTTCGGGCTCCTTGAATGTTCCGTGCAGCGCGTAGTCCGTGTAGGTGGAACCGGCCCATTCGGCCGATTTCCGAGCGAACGACTCAGATAGTTCGTCGCCTGGCTTCCAGTGGGCGAAGTCCACCAGTGTGGTTGTGCCGCCATAGATGGCGCCCTCGCTCACGCGGTCAGGGCCGAAGCACATGATGCCGCTCTCGGCCGCGGTGGGAAGCACCGAGTTGGTGTGTACGTGTGGGTCGACGCCGCCGGGAACCACCAGCTGACCTTTGAGGTCCACTACCCGCCGGGCTTTGTCGGGCGTGCCAACTCCGGTGGCGCGCAGGGACACGATCTTGCCTTGGGCTATGCCGATGTCAAGGCGTTCGGCACCCGAGGGCGTGACGACCAATCCATTGGTCAGGAGGAGATCAAACATGAGAGGCCTGCGCATTCGTAGTGTCGGGAGTTTCCAAGGAGAAGGGTTCAGTGCTGAAATAGCGGGAGGCCAGCGTGACCTTGGCCGAGACCCGGGCGTTGACCAGCTGTGAAACGGACACGTCCGCGGCGGCGCTCAGCAGCATTGCGGTCTTCTCCCGCGACCATTGCCTGTCGGTTTGGAGCAGTTCCAGCATGTCGTCCAAGGCGAGCCTCGCCGCCTCATCCAGAGTGTCGCCGTCGCCAATTGTGATGACTGAACCGCCGCTGAGGACCACCGGCCGCTGGCTGCCGGTGGCCGATTTCGCTGCAGCTGGAAGTGTGGAGCGGGGAACGACTGTGCAGGAGAGCCGCACGCTGCCTTCGACCTCGACCGCCGTCAGTGAGCACTCGCCATCACCCTGCGCGGCGTGCAGGTCACCGGCGTACAGCATCGCCTCGGCTACTTGGACAGGGATCACGACGGCGGAACCTGCTGTTACGTCCTTGCAGTCCATATTGCCGCCATGGATTCCCACGGTGCTGGAGTTCGGGCCGGCGCCCACAGGTGCCACTCCGATTTTCCCCACCATGGGTCGGACAGGAATGGTTGTGTCCTCGTCGAACACAACATGCCCGTCCACGATCTCCACTACGTGGCCTGCCCGCCCGAGGCCATCAGTGAACCCGCCGCGTCCTGGCAGCGTCACCATCGCACCGCGACGGTCGATCCTGATTTCGTGAATGTCTATTCGCAAAATATCGCCCGGATTCACTCCGCGGACGGCGATCGGACCCGTGACAGGGATAGAGAGCTTTTCGTACTCCCCGGTCTCTTCGAAGAGGTCTCCGGTGAGCAGGCTGCGCGCTTCCAGCCAGAAATGCTCGCCTTGGTCGACGGTAAGTTCTGGTTCGGCTGCAGACTCAAAGAAGAGTGACGCGTTGCCAAATCCGACGCGCGGCACTTTCTGCAGCGTCTTCGTTTCGTTCATTGGTGCCTCCATTCAGGACGGGTAGACGGGGATAGCCCATTGCTGGTCCTGGGCGACCTGTCCTATCACTGCCCTCCGGTAAAGGTCCTGGAGGCTGCGGGTGAGGTCCCCGGCGGTTCCCTTGCCGATAGTGGTGCGGTCAACCGAGGCAACATGATTTACCTCTGCAGCACTGCCGCAGACAAAGACTTCGTCAGCTGAGTACAGTTCTGTGCGGTCGATGGGTCGGACGTCAACGTCCAGGCCCAATTCGGTCCGGGCAAGGTGCAGGACGCTGTCCCGCGTGATTCCCTCAAGGATGCTGTCGGTGACGGGGGGAGTGCATAACCTTCCGTGGCGGACCATGAAGACGTTGTAACCGGCGCCTTCAGCCACATGCCCGCTGTCGGTGAGAAGCAATGCCGCGTCATAGCCGTTTCGCTTGGCTTCCAACAGGGCCAGCCTCCCGTTCTGGTAATTGGCAATGGACTTGACCCTGGGTGGCATGGACCGATCGGAAAGGCGGGCCCAACTGCTGATTTGCACATCCAGGCCGGTAGCGCCGAAGTAGTTGCCCATGGGAATGGCTGCCATAAAGACTGTGGAGGGACCCGTGTCTTCCGGCTTGCCATCCTTGGAGTCGACGAATACCTGTGCCCGCATATGGAGATTGCCCCGCAGATCGTTGGCGCGAATGAGTCCAAGCAGCTGATCGCCTAGCTGGTCGATGTCCTGCGGGCCGTCAATTTCCACAACCCGCATGGAATCAATCAGCCGCTTCATATGGTCGGCCACCCTGAAGGCGTACAGTTGCTGATCCTCCTCGCTCCAATAGGCGCGGAAGCCCTCAAATACTCCGACGCCGTACTTCAGCGATGTGCTCAGCACATGGAGGCGGGCATCGGCATAGTCCACCAGCTCGCCGTCGTGGAGAAGGTACTTCACAGGCTGGGCTGGAGCTGGCTGCCGAGTGGCAACTGCGGCTGTTGCTTCTTGAAAGTCGTCCATTGTAGGTTCCGTTCCTCGTTCATCTGCGCTGGCGGCTTCATCTGCGCTGGCGGCGTCGACAGCAGCCAGCTTCATCTCAAGCGGCACTTAATCACTATATTGAAGTCACTTGGCGGCGGTGTCAATGATCCGCACGTGTCTTGTGGCGCACCTCTGGGCTCGCGTAGTCGAAGGAGTCGCAATCACCGAAGACTCTGCCATCCGGGCTCGCAGCGGCGCCAATCCGGCGATTTTCCAAAAAAGGAGTGCAATTCGTCACACTTGGCGCTACAGTCAAATTCAATAAAGTGATGAGACTTTGATATGAGGCTCTGGCCCGTCAAGGTCCGAACAGGAGCTGAACATGCACCAGCCACCGGTCCGCAGTCAGGACGATCTTCAATACATTGTGAGTGGGCTCAACCGGAGCAAGCCCGGGGATTGCCTCTCAACCACGCACGGACTCCGCGAGGAGGCTCCATGAGCATTCAAGGTCTTCCGCGCACATCGCCCGGCCTCCGAGTCACCGGGTGGGCCCGCCGGGGCCAGAACCTCTTGATGAACCGGTCCAGCACCATCATGGTTGCCCTCGCCGTAACCATCATTGTGGGGTTACCGCTGATGGCTATAGTGGCTCCGCTGCCGCACGACCCGCTACGTCCGGATACAGACGCCATTGGTATTGCACCCAACGGAACCCATTGGTTCGGAACTGATGGAAACGGCATGGATATTTTCTCCCGCACCATCGAGGCCGCGAAGCTTGACCTGCCAGTTGCGCTCGCCGCCACAGCGTTGTCG
This genomic stretch from Micrococcaceae bacterium Sec5.1 harbors:
- a CDS encoding branched-chain amino acid transaminase; translated protein: MPLEMKLAAVDAASADEAASADERGTEPTMDDFQEATAAVATRQPAPAQPVKYLLHDGELVDYADARLHVLSTSLKYGVGVFEGFRAYWSEEDQQLYAFRVADHMKRLIDSMRVVEIDGPQDIDQLGDQLLGLIRANDLRGNLHMRAQVFVDSKDGKPEDTGPSTVFMAAIPMGNYFGATGLDVQISSWARLSDRSMPPRVKSIANYQNGRLALLEAKRNGYDAALLLTDSGHVAEGAGYNVFMVRHGRLCTPPVTDSILEGITRDSVLHLARTELGLDVDVRPIDRTELYSADEVFVCGSAAEVNHVASVDRTTIGKGTAGDLTRSLQDLYRRAVIGQVAQDQQWAIPVYPS
- a CDS encoding amidohydrolase family protein, coding for MFDLLLTNGLVVTPSGAERLDIGIAQGKIVSLRATGVGTPDKARRVVDLKGQLVVPGGVDPHVHTNSVLPTAAESGIMCFGPDRVSEGAIYGGTTTLVDFAHWKPGDELSESFARKSAEWAGSTYTDYALHGTFKEPEIPFEVLEQIPDAVAGGHGSYKVWMTNTTPTRPKQKTDLGNMWGLMEQTAAAGAMLAVHAEDDDIVMYSYKKLQREGKIGIEYMHHAHNNLSEKLSFQRAITLAHHVGAPIYLMHVSAREGVDAIREARGRGQAVYGEILPHYAYFTAEDYRQKNGAIYHTYPSLKSETDRDSMWESLLEGSLSTLATDGVCTDLDVKTRGKTILDATGGHAGVEMRMAVAYTEGVSKRGLDLTRFVDITSANAAKILGLYPQKGVIAIGSDADLAVLDTTVDRRITASDLHEADYTPWEGYQVAAWPSMTVLRGTVMVEDRKLQTGPDGSLLKQRVSSDVLNRPAC
- a CDS encoding acetamidase/formamidase family protein, translated to MNETKTLQKVPRVGFGNASLFFESAAEPELTVDQGEHFWLEARSLLTGDLFEETGEYEKLSIPVTGPIAVRGVNPGDILRIDIHEIRIDRRGAMVTLPGRGGFTDGLGRAGHVVEIVDGHVVFDEDTTIPVRPMVGKIGVAPVGAGPNSSTVGIHGGNMDCKDVTAGSAVVIPVQVAEAMLYAGDLHAAQGDGECSLTAVEVEGSVRLSCTVVPRSTLPAAAKSATGSQRPVVLSGGSVITIGDGDTLDEAARLALDDMLELLQTDRQWSREKTAMLLSAAADVSVSQLVNARVSAKVTLASRYFSTEPFSLETPDTTNAQASHV